ACTTCGTTGGCCTGTTGCACCTGCTGCGGTGCCACGTACATCAGCAGTTCGGCGTAGCGGTCAGTCATGATCGTCTCTCAAGCAAAAGGGTGCCGTGGGCTGTCGATGGCCTTGAGCCCATGACGGCCGATCAACTGGCCGTAACCCTGCACCAGGAACCCGCCGCTGCGCGCCACCCATTGTTCGCGGCGCGCGCGGTAGACGGTGGGCAGCAAATACCACGGCAGTTTCGGCAAGTCGTGGTGCACCAGGTGCAGGTTGTTGTTGAGGAACAACCAGGTCCACGGCCAGGCGGCTTCGTTAAGCACCGTGCGCTGTTCCGGTTGTGGGTGCGGGCGGTGTTCATAGTAGGAACGGATCGCCGCCACCGACAAGGCCGGCAGGCTGACCAGTGCCACGTAGTGCCACACCGGCAGTGCGCTGTAATGAGCGATGAACGTCAACATCAGCAGGGTCACGGCGCCATGGCTGAACCACATCAGCCAGGCTTGGCGCTGGCCTTGGCGCAGGCGCCTGAACTCGTTGCGCGCCAGCTTCCACAGCGCCAGCGGCGAACCCAGCAGGAAGCGCCCGAGGACGGTCTTGGTCAGCCAATGCAACGTGCGCTCGAACAGCGAACTGGCGTCCCACTGTCGCTGATTCAGGTAGCGGCTTTCCGGGTCGATGCCGGGCACCGTCAGGTCTTCGTCGTTGTGGTGCACAAGGTGGCAGTTGCGGTACAGCGTGTAGGGATACCAGACGGCAAACGGGGCGTAGCCGAGGAGTTTGTTCAGCGCATTGAAACGGGTGGGATGGCCGTGCAGGAGCTCGTGTTGCAGGGACATCCACAGCGCCACGAGCGGGATCAGCAGCGCGGTACTCAGCCATACGCCAAGCCAGTGGCTGGCAAACATCACGGCAAACCAGCCGGCATACACGCCCATCAACAGCAGCCAGGTCGGCCACTCGGTACGGGCGGTAAACGTGCGGGCCAGGGCGTCGATTTCGAGGCTGTGGGTTGCATCTAGGTAGTTGGACATCGGCAGCTCAGGGCAGGCGTGGCCGACGAAAAAGTCGGCTTCATCCTGCTCTGTGCAATGAGGCGGGAAAATCTTGCAGATCGTTTGGTGCTTACCTTAGAACTTAATGGCCGAACAGGTTGCTGTCGGTTTTCTTGGCCTTTTTGTCGGCGCGTTTTTCATCGGCGGTCTTTGCCGGTTTCTTCTT
This genomic window from Pseudomonas sp. Bout1 contains:
- a CDS encoding fatty acid desaturase, encoding MSNYLDATHSLEIDALARTFTARTEWPTWLLLMGVYAGWFAVMFASHWLGVWLSTALLIPLVALWMSLQHELLHGHPTRFNALNKLLGYAPFAVWYPYTLYRNCHLVHHNDEDLTVPGIDPESRYLNQRQWDASSLFERTLHWLTKTVLGRFLLGSPLALWKLARNEFRRLRQGQRQAWLMWFSHGAVTLLMLTFIAHYSALPVWHYVALVSLPALSVAAIRSYYEHRPHPQPEQRTVLNEAAWPWTWLFLNNNLHLVHHDLPKLPWYLLPTVYRARREQWVARSGGFLVQGYGQLIGRHGLKAIDSPRHPFA